The Ralstonia pseudosolanacearum genome includes the window AGTTCGCTTCGCCGTCTCTCGATCAGATCGACGCCGCGTTCGCCGGCTGGGACGCGGCTTCGACCACGCGCCCGGGCGCGCAGGCTGCTGCCGCGCGTCCTGCGCAGAGCGAGCCGCCCGCCGCGGCACCGGTGCCGGCCAGGGCTGCCGCACCGGAGCCGGTGGCCGCCGCCGTGCCGCCCGACCTGAGCGCCAGCGGCCTGACGGCCTTCGACGGCGACTGGCCCACGCTCGCAGCGCGTCTGCCGCTGCGCGGCCTGGCGCAGCAGTTGGCGCACCAGAGCGAGCTGGTCTCGGTGGAAGGCGCGACGGTGCGCTTGCGCGTCCCGCTGCCGGCACTGACCGAGGCAAACGTGCTCGAACGGTTGGAGGCGGCGCTGACGGAGCACTTCGGCACGCCGGTCCGCGTGGTCTGCGACATCGGTGCCGTCCGGGCCACGGCCGCCGCCGTCGATGCCGAGCAGCGTGCCCAGCGCCAGCGCGACGCCGAGACCGCCATCGCCGCCGATCCGTTCGTGCAGGCGCTGGTCCGGGACTTTGCCGCGACCGTCGTGCCCGGCTCGATCCAGCCGCACGCGCACTGACAGGCCGGCACCCGCACAAAGATTTTTCACACTGAACGCAACGGCGCACCGTCCATCGGGTGCGCCACGCATGACCCATTCCAAGGAGCTACGACCATGATGAAAGGCCAGATCGCCGGGCTGATGAAGCAAGCCCAGCAGATGCAGGAAAACATGAAGAAGATGCAGGAGCAGCTCAGCCAGATCGAGGTGGAGGGCGTGTCCGGCGCCGGCCTCGTGAAGGTGGTGATGACCTGCAAGAACGATGTGAAGCGCGTGTCGATCGACCCGAGCCTGCTGGCCGAAGGCGAAGACAAGGAACTGCTGGAAGACCTCGTCGCCGCGGCCTTCAACGATGCGGTGCGCAAGGCTGAAGCCACCACGCAGGAGAAGATGGGCACGGTCACCTCCGGCCTGGGCGGCATGGCCAGCATGCTGCCGCCGGGCTTCAAGCTGCCGTTCTGACCACGCAGACAGGAACACGCGCCATGGTGCCGGAATCCGCGCTGCTGTGTCACTTCCGCGATCCGATGCCGGACGTCCCGCATCGCACGCGCGTGCTGGAGCGCGCATGATGCGCGGCGGTCCGGGTACGCCATCGGCGCTGCAGATGCTGATCGAGGCCTTGCGCGTGCTGCCTGGCGTGGGGCCGAAGTCTGCGCAGCGCATGGCCTATCACCTGCTGCAGCATGACCGCGAAGGCGCGTCGCGGCTGGCCGAAGCGCTGGCCGAGGCGGCCGAGTCGATCCACCATTGCAGCCGCTGCAACACCTTCACCGAGCAGGACGTCTGCGAGACCTGCCTGGACCCGCGCCGCGACGCCGCGGTGCTGTGCGTGGTGGAAACGCCCGCCGACCAGATGATGATCGAGCAGACGCTGACCTATCGCGGCCAGTATTTCGTGCTGATGGGGCGGCTCTCGCCGCTGGACAACATCGGCCCCAAGGAAATCCACCTCGAGCGCCTGCTGGCCCGGGCGACCGATCCGGCGCTGGGCGGGCCGTGCGCCGAAGTCATTCTCGCCACCAACTTCACCAGCGAGGGCGAGGCCACCGCGCACTACATCGGCGAGATGCTCAAGGCGCGCGGCATCAAGGTGTCGCGGCTGGCGCGCGGTGTGCCGGTGGGCGGCGAGCTGGAATACGTGGACGCGGGCACCATCGCCCGCGCGGTGCTGGACCGGCGCCAGCTCTGAAGCCGGCCCGGCGCCTTCGCGTCAGAAATCCGCGTGGACCCGCAGGCCCACGATGGACACCGGGCCCCGATCCCGGTTGTAGGCGGGGTGCACCACATACTGGTAGTTAAGGCCGAGCGTGAGGTGCCGCATCGCGGCCCAGTTGTAGTACAGCTCGGCGATGCGCTCCGTGCCGTAGTTCAGCGCGCCGTCGCCGATCAGCACGCCCAGGCCGCCGGCCTCGAAGTACTGCCGCGCCGCGCGCGACAGGCCGTTGACCACGATCGCCACGCCCACCGTGTCGTCGTGGCGGCCCCAGCGATCGCCCTTGAGCGAGAAGCCGGCGGAGACGGACCGGTTGATGTCGGTGAACTCGTAGGTTTCCTTGCTGCCATCGTTCATGCTGGCGCGGGCGAAGAAGCCGAGGTCGGGTGCGAGCTCCTGCTCCACGTTCAGCGCGATGCCGGCGCGCCGCGCGAGGTGCCGGACGAGGGACGTATCGGGGGTGTCCCCGGTCTGCTGCGCGAGGCTCAGGGCATCGCCGTAGCCGCCCATCCGGGCGCGGTTGGCGAAGGCGAGCAGCTTGACCTTGCCGGGGCGCCCGAGCCACTGATGGCGCGCTTCGAATTCGCCGACCCAGGCGTATTGCTTGAGCGATGTGTCGATCGTCGCGCTGTTCGGCACCTCCGACAGCGCGAAGACGCCGCCGCGGACCGTCCACCACGACTGGGTCCATTCCACCGCCGCGCCATGGGTATAGCCCCAGGCGTCGGCCGCGTAATCGAAGGCGCCGGCATCGACCACGGACCAGTTCAGGAAATCCCCGCGCGGATCATGCGCGTAGGCATTGGTATCGAAGATGTCGACCACCGAGAACTTGCCGATGGTGAGGGTGAGGTTGTCCGCCGCGCGGGTCCCGCCGAGCTGGTTGGGCGCCGACTCCACCGCCTGCGGCGCGCCGCCGAGGTCGATGACCTGCCGCAGGAAAAGGCGCGGCAGCTTGTGGTACGGATCGTTCTTGCCGACCTTGTACGCTTCGGCGCTCGAAAAGCCGGCCATGCCCAGCGTGTTGCTCAGGCCGAAACCCTGGTCGATCTCCGGGTTCGCATACAGCTCGGCGCCCTTCCACAGGCGCACGCCGAGGAACAGGGTCAGGTCCGTCGTGGCCCGGTCCTCGCTGGCGGGCGTCAGGCTGTTGGGGCCGCTGTAGCGCGCGCTGAAGGCGGGGTGCCACTGCGTGACGCTGGTGAATTGCCCATGCAGATTCCACGGCTGCGGCTCGGGCAGGTCTTGTGTGGCCGCGGGCTCGGGTGCATTGGGGGCGGCCGAATCGGCCAGTGCCGTGCCGTGCAGGCCCAGGCCGAGCGCGAAGGCCGCAAGGGTGTTGCACAGGCGGCGGGCGGCGGCGCGTTCCGCGTACCGGGGCAAAAGGCGGGCGATCTGGCGGAGAAACAGCAAGGGCATGGGGCTCGGCGACAAGGGCAGCCGGTAGAATTCCAGGCTTGTGCCCGGGCGGGCGGAAACTCCGCCATGGTAAACGGGTCGCAACGATCTGCCCGTGAAAACCGCGCCGATCGGGTCGGCCCTGTTGCATTTTTTCCCAACCTCGCCGGATGGCTTCCAACGATGAATCTCGCTCGCTTCGATCTCGTCACGCTTGGCCTGTTTGTTGCGGTGGCCAGGCTGGGCAGCATCTCGGCCGGGGCGCGCCAGTCGCACTTGGCCGTGGCGGCGGCGAGCAAGCGCATTTCTGACCTGGAAGCGGCCGTGGGCGCGCCGCTGCTGTACCGGCACGCCGCCGGCGTCGAGCTGACCGAGGCTGGTCAGGCGTGCTTCCGCCATGCGGTGGGCATCCTGCAGGATGTCGAGCGCATGGCAGGCGCGCTGTCCGACTTCGCGGCGGGCACGCGCGGGCTGGTGCGGGTGTGGGCCAACACCTCGTCGATCACGCAGTTCCTGGCCGACGACCTGGCCGCCTTCATGCTGGCCAATCCGGCCATCCGCATCGCGCTGGAGGAACAGGACAGCGGCGACATCGTTGCCGCGCTGCGCGAGAACCGGGCCGATCTCGGCATCTTTGCCGCCGGCACGCCATGCGAGGGCCTGCAATCGTTCGACTACCGCGAGGATGACCTTGCCCTGGTCACGCCGCGCGGCCACCCGCTGGCGGGCCGCAAGCAGGCGCGCTTTGCCGAGGCCGCCGATTTCGATTTCGTCAGCCTGCCGCCCGGCACCTCGCTGGCCGCGCAGCTGCTGGAGGAAAGCCAGCGCCTGGGCCGGCCGCTGCGCCTGCGCATCCAGGTGCGCAGCTTCGAGGCGGTCTGCCGCATGGTGGCCTCGGGGCTCGGGGTGGGCGTGCTGCCGCGCATCGCCGCGCAGGCGCATGTCTCCAGCCTGCCGGGCGCGGGCCTCGCGCTGGTGCCGCTGGATGACGACTGGGCGCATCGCCGCCTGCTGGTGGGCGTGCGGGACCCCGATGCGCTGACCAGCTCGGCGCGCCTGCTGATGACGCATCTGCTCGGCAATCCCGCCGCGCTCCGACTCTGACCTTCCTCCCACTTTCTCTGACGCTTGATCGCCATGCCGACACAGGTTTTGCAGGACATCCGCGTGCTCGAACTCGGGCAACTGATCGCCGGGCCGTTTGCCGCCAAGACGCTGGCGGACTTCGGCGCGCAGGTCATCAAGATCGAACCGCCGGGGCAGGGCGACCCGCTGCGCAAATGGCGGATGCTGCATGAGGGCACCTCGGTGTGGTGGGAGGCACAGTCGCGCAACAAGCAGTCGGTGTGCGTCGACCTGCGTGTGCCGGAGGGGCAGGACGTGGTGCGCCGGCTCGCGGCCGAGGCCGATGTGCTGATCGAGAATTTCCGGCCCGGCACGATGGAGAAGTGGGGGCTGTCATACGAGGCGCTGTCGGCCATCAACCCGAGGCTGATCATGCTGCGCGTGTCGGGCTACGGCCAGACCGGGCCCAAGCGCGATGAGCCCGGCTTCGCGGCCATCGCCGAGGCCATGGCCGGCCTGCGCTACCTGACAGGAGAGCCGGGCCGCCCGCCCGCTCGCGCCGGGTTGTCGCTGGGCGACACCATCGCTGGCCTGCACGGTGCCCTGGGCGTGCTGCTGGCGCTGTACGAGCGCGATGCGCGCGGCGGCAAGGGGCAGGTGATCGACGTGGCGCTGTACGAGTCGGTGTTCAACCTGACGGAGAGCCTGTTGCCCGAATACGCGGTGTTCGGCGCGGTGCGCCAGCCGGCGGGCGGCGCGCTGCCGGGCATCGCGCCATCCAATGCCTACCGCTGCGCGGGCGGCGCGTACGTGCTGATCGCCGCCAACGGCGACAACATCTTCCGCCGCCTGATGCTGCGCATGGGCCGCCCCGACCTGGCCGACGACCCCGGCCTCGCCCACAACGACGGCCGCGCCGCGCGTGCCGACGAGATCGACGCCGCCATCAACGTCTGGACCGGTACGCTATCCATCGACGAGGTCCTGGCCGCCCTGCACGAGGCTGACGTGCCCGGTGGGCGCATCTACACGGTGGCCGACATCGCGGCCGATCCGCATTACCGTGCGCGCGGCGTGATCGAGACCGTGCGCGCGCAATCGGGCATCGACGTGGACATGCCGGGCGTGGTGCCCAAGCTGTCCGGCACCCCGGGCGCGGTGCAGGCGAGCGCGCCGCGCCTCGGCCAGCATACGCGCGAGGTCCTGCGCCGGCATGGCCTGACCGACGCGCAGATCGACGCGCTGGCCTCCCAGGGTGTCATCGCGGATGCCGCAAAATAGGACGAACTCGCATGTCGACCGGCGGAGCGTTGCGGTAACATCCGCGGCATTTGATCAGGCAGTCAACCCATTCGAAATGCAGGAGATGAGGATCATGAGCATGCAAGGCA containing:
- the recR gene encoding recombination mediator RecR, which encodes MMRGGPGTPSALQMLIEALRVLPGVGPKSAQRMAYHLLQHDREGASRLAEALAEAAESIHHCSRCNTFTEQDVCETCLDPRRDAAVLCVVETPADQMMIEQTLTYRGQYFVLMGRLSPLDNIGPKEIHLERLLARATDPALGGPCAEVILATNFTSEGEATAHYIGEMLKARGIKVSRLARGVPVGGELEYVDAGTIARAVLDRRQL
- a CDS encoding LysR substrate-binding domain-containing protein, translated to MNLARFDLVTLGLFVAVARLGSISAGARQSHLAVAAASKRISDLEAAVGAPLLYRHAAGVELTEAGQACFRHAVGILQDVERMAGALSDFAAGTRGLVRVWANTSSITQFLADDLAAFMLANPAIRIALEEQDSGDIVAALRENRADLGIFAAGTPCEGLQSFDYREDDLALVTPRGHPLAGRKQARFAEAADFDFVSLPPGTSLAAQLLEESQRLGRPLRLRIQVRSFEAVCRMVASGLGVGVLPRIAAQAHVSSLPGAGLALVPLDDDWAHRRLLVGVRDPDALTSSARLLMTHLLGNPAALRL
- a CDS encoding CaiB/BaiF CoA transferase family protein is translated as MPTQVLQDIRVLELGQLIAGPFAAKTLADFGAQVIKIEPPGQGDPLRKWRMLHEGTSVWWEAQSRNKQSVCVDLRVPEGQDVVRRLAAEADVLIENFRPGTMEKWGLSYEALSAINPRLIMLRVSGYGQTGPKRDEPGFAAIAEAMAGLRYLTGEPGRPPARAGLSLGDTIAGLHGALGVLLALYERDARGGKGQVIDVALYESVFNLTESLLPEYAVFGAVRQPAGGALPGIAPSNAYRCAGGAYVLIAANGDNIFRRLMLRMGRPDLADDPGLAHNDGRAARADEIDAAINVWTGTLSIDEVLAALHEADVPGGRIYTVADIAADPHYRARGVIETVRAQSGIDVDMPGVVPKLSGTPGAVQASAPRLGQHTREVLRRHGLTDAQIDALASQGVIADAAK
- a CDS encoding YbaB/EbfC family nucleoid-associated protein, giving the protein MMKGQIAGLMKQAQQMQENMKKMQEQLSQIEVEGVSGAGLVKVVMTCKNDVKRVSIDPSLLAEGEDKELLEDLVAAAFNDAVRKAEATTQEKMGTVTSGLGGMASMLPPGFKLPF
- a CDS encoding carbohydrate porin — protein: MPLLFLRQIARLLPRYAERAAARRLCNTLAAFALGLGLHGTALADSAAPNAPEPAATQDLPEPQPWNLHGQFTSVTQWHPAFSARYSGPNSLTPASEDRATTDLTLFLGVRLWKGAELYANPEIDQGFGLSNTLGMAGFSSAEAYKVGKNDPYHKLPRLFLRQVIDLGGAPQAVESAPNQLGGTRAADNLTLTIGKFSVVDIFDTNAYAHDPRGDFLNWSVVDAGAFDYAADAWGYTHGAAVEWTQSWWTVRGGVFALSEVPNSATIDTSLKQYAWVGEFEARHQWLGRPGKVKLLAFANRARMGGYGDALSLAQQTGDTPDTSLVRHLARRAGIALNVEQELAPDLGFFARASMNDGSKETYEFTDINRSVSAGFSLKGDRWGRHDDTVGVAIVVNGLSRAARQYFEAGGLGVLIGDGALNYGTERIAELYYNWAAMRHLTLGLNYQYVVHPAYNRDRGPVSIVGLRVHADF